The following coding sequences are from one Shewanella putrefaciens window:
- a CDS encoding DUF3297 family protein yields the protein MTDTTSLPALPDRLSVNPRSPHHVAEIFEHDIGIKLNGKERFDVEEYCISEGWVKVPSKSLDRRGQPLLLTVKGTVEAFYR from the coding sequence ATGACCGACACAACATCATTACCAGCTTTACCGGATCGCCTTTCCGTTAACCCACGCAGCCCACACCATGTGGCAGAAATTTTCGAGCACGATATCGGTATCAAGCTCAACGGCAAAGAGCGTTTTGATGTCGAAGAATATTGCATCAGTGAAGGTTGGGTAAAAGTGCCAAGCAAATCCTTAGACCGTCGCGGCCAACCTCTTTTGCTCACAGTAAAAGGCACTGTTGAAGCGTTTTATCGTTAA
- a CDS encoding ribosome recycling factor family protein: MNDDITILLPSLIHRIGREAVKQAQAIATQYDCELKRVRRSRNWCIVGAAIKIQSCTAHLQAEQRLMADGAFRYLIQKLESALLQYADKLEPLDAKLIRLITDNPAITLGELMQLTQCTVTEARLARFQADSSHFK; this comes from the coding sequence ATGAACGACGACATTACTATCTTACTGCCCTCGCTTATTCATCGAATTGGGCGCGAGGCGGTTAAACAAGCTCAAGCGATTGCAACTCAGTATGATTGCGAGCTTAAGCGTGTGCGGCGTTCGAGGAATTGGTGCATTGTTGGCGCAGCGATCAAGATCCAATCCTGCACTGCCCATTTACAAGCCGAGCAGCGACTGATGGCTGATGGTGCGTTTCGTTATCTTATTCAAAAGCTTGAGTCAGCTTTGCTACAGTATGCAGACAAACTTGAACCATTAGACGCTAAGCTGATTCGGCTTATCACAGACAATCCTGCTATTACCTTAGGTGAGTTGATGCAATTGACTCAATGCACTGTCACAGAGGCCAGATTGGCACGTTTTCAAGCTGACTCTTCGCATTTTAAGTAA